A region of Nitrospinota bacterium DNA encodes the following proteins:
- a CDS encoding DUF3187 family protein has protein sequence MRGFWGLHFIILLSAATAAAEPAYMGPIPMKNHHPLYVSLLYPSPESALTAQSFRWRIDVNHTNIYLYNGGKRWLAAIDRELTEADVNLSVPITPGKLEVGFNAAVYGSSEGFLDGLIRWWHGRLGVRGYRGQAETGDYRYEDAIYHDGEKIVSGEKGAMFGDTGLWLKTILHDGEKVKVAGQLLAQAPTGSPNTGTGSSTWEWGGRILASMESESIIAHAGGGVTFPGQLNSGGQGIPMEPMYAGFVALEIPVTGDLHLIGQSMFNTSPLKSADIYQFSREWIEVTLGLKYLIAGGYVASFGLSENLNQTAPDFTFHLSLEHVVFN, from the coding sequence TTGCGTGGCTTTTGGGGTCTCCATTTTATAATCCTCCTCTCCGCGGCCACGGCGGCGGCGGAACCGGCTTATATGGGCCCAATACCCATGAAGAACCACCATCCGTTATACGTGTCGCTTCTCTACCCCTCTCCGGAATCCGCGCTGACAGCGCAATCTTTCCGCTGGCGGATAGATGTGAACCACACCAACATCTATCTTTATAACGGCGGCAAACGATGGCTTGCGGCAATTGACAGGGAACTGACCGAAGCGGATGTGAACCTGTCTGTCCCCATAACTCCGGGAAAACTGGAAGTGGGGTTCAACGCGGCGGTGTATGGCTCTTCCGAGGGTTTTCTGGACGGGCTGATACGCTGGTGGCACGGCAGACTTGGCGTGAGAGGCTATCGAGGCCAGGCTGAAACGGGAGATTACCGCTACGAAGACGCTATTTACCACGACGGCGAAAAAATCGTTTCGGGGGAAAAAGGCGCCATGTTTGGCGATACCGGCTTGTGGCTGAAAACCATTCTGCATGACGGGGAAAAAGTGAAAGTGGCTGGACAGTTGCTTGCCCAGGCTCCCACGGGGTCCCCGAATACCGGAACCGGCTCGTCCACCTGGGAATGGGGTGGGAGGATACTGGCGTCAATGGAATCGGAATCCATAATCGCCCACGCCGGAGGAGGAGTGACATTCCCAGGCCAGTTGAACAGCGGCGGCCAGGGCATCCCGATGGAGCCAATGTACGCGGGCTTTGTGGCGCTGGAGATTCCGGTAACCGGCGATTTACACCTTATAGGACAAAGCATGTTCAACACCTCCCCCCTAAAATCGGCGGACATTTACCAGTTCAGCCGCGAATGGATAGAAGTTACACTCGGATTAAAATACCTGATTGCGGGGGGATATGTGGCAAGCTTTGGCTTGTCGGAAAACCTGAACCAGACCGCGCCCGATTTCACCTTTCACCTGTCGCTGGAACACGTTGTTTTTAACTGA
- a CDS encoding ABC transporter permease has protein sequence MKGQVLDNIKTLYRRRELIWALVVKELKARYRGSFFGVVWTFLNPLLLLLVYSLVFSVYMRAQVENYAVFVFAGLLPWIWFSSSLLDGVNSITSAGNLITKSMFPAEILPMVKILSNLANYALSLPLLLIFMFAYGVPLRWAALWLPIVMISQTLFTLGPVYILAALNVKFRDTQHILGNFITLWFFVSPILYPISQTPEDWRFVFYINPMAMLAVSYQDMFLYGKTPDLLVVAVIAITGMALSFLGLYWFDQGKETFAEEI, from the coding sequence ATGAAAGGACAGGTTCTGGACAATATCAAGACCCTCTACCGCCGCCGGGAGCTTATATGGGCGCTGGTGGTAAAAGAGTTGAAGGCGCGCTACCGGGGCTCTTTCTTTGGCGTGGTGTGGACGTTCCTGAATCCCCTTCTGTTACTGCTGGTATATTCACTGGTATTCTCCGTGTACATGCGGGCGCAAGTGGAAAACTACGCCGTGTTCGTGTTCGCCGGGCTTCTGCCTTGGATATGGTTCTCATCCTCGCTTCTGGACGGGGTGAACAGCATCACCAGCGCCGGGAACCTTATAACAAAGTCCATGTTCCCCGCGGAGATACTGCCCATGGTGAAGATCCTCTCCAACCTGGCCAATTACGCGCTGAGCCTGCCGCTTCTGCTGATATTCATGTTCGCCTACGGGGTGCCTCTCCGCTGGGCCGCGCTGTGGCTTCCAATAGTTATGATATCGCAGACGCTTTTCACCCTTGGGCCGGTCTATATTCTGGCGGCGCTCAACGTGAAGTTCCGGGACACCCAGCACATTCTGGGCAACTTCATAACGCTCTGGTTCTTCGTAAGCCCCATACTTTATCCCATCAGCCAAACGCCGGAAGACTGGCGTTTCGTGTTCTATATAAATCCCATGGCCATGCTGGCGGTGAGTTATCAGGACATGTTCTTATATGGCAAAACGCCCGACCTTTTGGTGGTGGCGGTGATTGCCATTACAGGAATGGCCCTTTCCTTTTTGGGGCTGTACTGGTTTGACCAGGGCAAGGAAACTTTCGCGGAAGAGATCTGA
- a CDS encoding CoA-binding protein encodes MNDACDISQRPEKPEGNPSPEEIRGILENCRTVAVVGLSNKPNRDSYRVALYLADHGYKVIPVNPALEEKGWEGIKAYNTIAQVPGEVDIIDLFRRADSIGELAADILAKKPRVVWLQLGIVNNPVAAILRKAGITVVQDKCIKIEHNALIGG; translated from the coding sequence ATGAACGACGCATGCGACATAAGCCAACGGCCCGAAAAGCCTGAAGGCAATCCATCTCCCGAGGAGATAAGGGGGATTCTGGAAAATTGCAGAACTGTGGCGGTTGTTGGGCTTTCCAACAAACCTAATCGCGACTCATACCGGGTGGCCTTATATCTCGCCGACCATGGTTACAAGGTTATCCCTGTAAACCCTGCCCTGGAAGAAAAGGGCTGGGAGGGTATTAAAGCGTACAACACAATCGCCCAGGTACCCGGTGAGGTGGACATAATAGACCTTTTCCGCCGGGCGGACTCCATAGGCGAACTGGCCGCAGATATCCTCGCTAAAAAACCCCGGGTAGTTTGGCTTCAACTGGGGATAGTGAATAATCCGGTGGCGGCCATCCTCCGCAAGGCTGGGATAACCGTGGTCCAGGACAAGTGCATAAAGATCGAGCACAACGCCCTCATCGGCGGCTGA
- a CDS encoding zf-HC2 domain-containing protein yields MKCHEIFDRISEYIDRELDPSICHEIEAHFKDCEPCVAFLNTLRKTVEVFRKVEDTTAKSIPGAVSSNLMEFLKKELKTGAE; encoded by the coding sequence ATGAAATGCCATGAAATATTTGATCGGATCAGCGAATATATAGACAGGGAGCTGGATCCATCCATCTGCCACGAGATAGAAGCCCACTTCAAGGATTGCGAGCCTTGCGTGGCCTTTTTGAACACCTTGCGGAAAACTGTGGAGGTGTTCAGGAAAGTGGAGGACACCACTGCCAAGTCTATTCCAGGGGCAGTATCCTCAAACCTTATGGAATTTCTAAAGAAAGAGCTCAAAACCGGGGCCGAATGA
- a CDS encoding sigma-70 family RNA polymerase sigma factor — MTAEKVTGDNAESPLYGEESKSEDLSLIEQVKGGSFGAFERIVKKYESRIYNHCLKFLNSQEDAEDVLQETFLQVYRSLDSFRGDSAFSTWLFKIATNGCLMRIRKKKKVDLVSIDKPMEFDGSSIQREIVDWSKNPALMHGNEEIRTVLDRIISELPEDKKIVLIMKDVEGFSNIEIGQILNMSVAAVKSRLHRARLIMREELTNYFNGIVGASKTLKGRG; from the coding sequence AAAGTCACGGGGGACAACGCCGAATCGCCCTTATACGGCGAGGAAAGCAAGAGCGAGGACCTGTCTTTAATAGAACAGGTCAAAGGAGGCTCGTTTGGCGCATTTGAGCGGATTGTCAAGAAGTACGAGTCGCGCATTTACAATCACTGCTTGAAATTCCTCAATAGCCAGGAGGATGCCGAGGACGTGTTGCAGGAAACATTCCTTCAGGTCTATCGCTCGCTGGACTCGTTCCGGGGAGATTCGGCCTTCTCGACCTGGCTGTTCAAGATAGCCACCAACGGCTGTCTTATGAGGATAAGGAAGAAGAAGAAGGTGGACCTTGTATCCATAGACAAACCGATGGAGTTTGACGGGTCATCCATTCAAAGGGAAATTGTGGACTGGTCCAAAAACCCGGCGCTTATGCATGGAAACGAGGAGATACGGACGGTTTTGGACAGGATAATATCGGAACTGCCGGAGGACAAAAAGATCGTCCTAATAATGAAAGACGTGGAGGGCTTCTCCAACATAGAGATAGGGCAAATCCTGAACATGTCGGTGGCGGCGGTAAAATCGCGCCTGCACAGGGCAAGGCTGATAATGCGAGAGGAACTAACAAACTACTTCAACGGGATTGTAGGGGCATCCAAAACCTTGAAGGGCCGGGGATAA